A single window of Flavobacterium sp. 140616W15 DNA harbors:
- a CDS encoding class I SAM-dependent methyltransferase, translating to MNLRSVYYFISPKSRLVARKIYYSPFDLFNSLSGRKKKMVPNKGDIFIGSGDFVEQGKHHLKLLIEYAKLKPNHSVLDVGCGIGRVAVPLTNYLLADSSYEGFDLVKKGINWCKNNITINFPNFNFQHIPLNNDLYSLTNQKAENFTFPYLDNSFDTVFLFSVFTHMQPLEIQNYLNEIYRVLKPGGRCLATFFVYDEINESMISNNNGTYIFPYKNEGYRLMNEKVPSANIAFNEKYLYKMAGLSKLKIENKIYGTWSKRGDKSLLDFQDILVFEK from the coding sequence ATGAATTTAAGATCTGTTTATTATTTTATTTCTCCAAAATCAAGACTTGTTGCACGAAAAATATATTACTCTCCTTTTGATCTGTTCAATTCATTAAGTGGACGTAAAAAGAAAATGGTTCCAAATAAAGGAGATATTTTTATTGGCTCGGGAGACTTCGTAGAGCAAGGGAAACACCATCTTAAGCTTCTAATAGAGTATGCAAAGCTAAAACCAAATCATTCGGTTCTGGATGTTGGATGTGGTATTGGTAGAGTTGCAGTTCCACTTACTAACTATTTATTAGCTGATAGTAGCTACGAGGGATTTGATTTGGTTAAGAAAGGTATTAATTGGTGTAAAAATAATATAACGATAAATTTTCCTAATTTCAATTTTCAGCATATTCCTTTAAACAATGATTTGTATAGCTTAACAAATCAAAAAGCTGAAAACTTTACGTTTCCTTATCTTGATAATTCTTTTGATACTGTGTTTTTATTTTCAGTTTTCACACATATGCAACCATTAGAGATTCAAAATTATCTTAATGAAATTTATAGAGTATTAAAGCCTGGTGGAAGATGTTTAGCTACATTTTTTGTTTATGATGAAATTAATGAGAGTATGATTTCAAACAATAACGGAACTTATATTTTTCCATATAAAAATGAAGGATATAGATTGATGAATGAAAAAGTACCATCAGCTAATATCGCTTTTAATGAAAAGTATTTATATAAAATGGCAGGGCTAAGTAAATTAAAAATTGAGAATAAAATATACGGAACTTGGTCTAAAAGAGGAGATAAGTCCCTATTAGATTTTCAAGATATCTTAGTTTTTGAAAAATAA
- a CDS encoding tetratricopeptide repeat protein codes for MHKLSRLIFILVFLLSIKVSAQKSAIYTYDLKDFDKAVSLYNDKQYASAQIIFEKVKEKDAREEVKADCTYYIANCAIRTNQPNADELMERFVEDYPISTKQNQAYIEVAHYFFDQANYPKALQWFDRVDESYMSKSDLDKFNFQKGYSYFNSKKKKEATTYFNKVVNSPEYGSQAKYYLGFMAYEGDDYKEATKYFDEVSGEEKYKEKLSYYQADMNFKLGNFQKAIDLGQKAMPKSNEIEKSELNKIIGESYFNLKAYDKAIPFLVQYKGKKGKWNNTDFYQLGYAYYQQKDYENAISQFNKIIEGKDFVAQNAYYHLGQSYLNTDKKQQALNAFKNAAEMDYDKAIQEDASLNYAKLSYEIGNSYQNVPVVLLDFLKKYPNNSSKSEVEKLLIDSYISSKNYSEALSLLEKNRSPENRLAYQKVLFYRGLELYNDNNYQEASKMFVKSLNEQKSPEFTARATFWKGETEYLNDDFKNALISYKQFAGLAAAKATPEFKNVNYNIAYTYFKLKEYDNAANSFQAQIDNSKEDTSRLHDSYLRLADCRFVTSKYALALEAYTKVMSFKGVDADYAYFQKAICYGFMNKNDKKIEELNGFLQMYKKSEYRDDAMFELANTYAAVKKQEQAIKMYDQLVAEFKNGAFTAKSILREGLIYYNSDRDQLALTKFKKVAADFPRTPEALEAVSTARLIYVDNGKVDEYATWVRTLDFVAVTDADLDNDTFEGAIKQYDQNNTKQAIVGLSSYVSKFPKGIHALEANFKLAQAYTAEGSETKSIPNYQYIIEQPRSEYTEQSLMRLAQIFLKAKDCDRAIPVLSRIENEGDSFQNKTFAQANLMKCYYDKNDYSNSVVYAEKVLQNPKTDENVKSDAQIIVARAAIKSGDEDKAKTAYAKLATTSKGELAAESLYYDAYFKNKENKYDASNTAIQKLAKNYSSFKYFGAKGLVLMAKNFYGLKDSYQATYILENVIQNFTAYPDVVSEAEKELSAIKAEESKTNSSITK; via the coding sequence ATGCACAAACTTTCACGGTTAATTTTTATACTAGTTTTCCTTTTATCGATTAAGGTTTCGGCACAAAAGTCGGCTATTTATACCTATGATTTAAAGGATTTTGACAAAGCAGTTTCTTTATATAATGACAAACAATATGCATCGGCTCAGATTATTTTCGAAAAAGTAAAAGAAAAAGATGCGAGAGAAGAAGTAAAGGCAGATTGTACTTATTATATTGCTAATTGCGCCATAAGAACCAATCAGCCAAATGCTGATGAGCTTATGGAGCGTTTTGTTGAGGATTACCCAATAAGCACCAAACAAAATCAAGCTTACATTGAAGTAGCTCATTATTTTTTCGACCAGGCAAATTATCCAAAAGCATTGCAGTGGTTTGATCGTGTAGATGAAAGCTATATGAGCAAGAGCGATTTAGATAAATTTAACTTCCAGAAAGGATACAGTTACTTTAATTCTAAAAAGAAAAAAGAAGCAACAACTTATTTTAATAAGGTGGTGAATTCTCCTGAATATGGTTCTCAAGCCAAGTATTATTTAGGATTTATGGCTTATGAAGGCGATGATTATAAAGAAGCAACCAAATATTTTGATGAGGTTTCAGGAGAAGAGAAATACAAAGAAAAGCTTTCGTATTATCAGGCTGATATGAATTTTAAATTAGGGAATTTCCAAAAAGCAATTGATTTAGGACAAAAAGCAATGCCGAAATCAAATGAAATCGAAAAGTCAGAATTGAATAAGATTATTGGAGAGAGCTATTTTAATTTAAAAGCATATGATAAGGCAATTCCGTTTTTAGTACAATATAAAGGTAAAAAGGGGAAATGGAATAATACTGATTTTTACCAATTAGGATATGCTTACTATCAGCAAAAAGATTACGAAAATGCTATCTCACAATTCAATAAAATTATTGAAGGAAAAGATTTTGTAGCACAAAATGCATATTATCATTTAGGTCAGAGTTATTTAAATACTGATAAAAAGCAACAAGCTTTAAATGCATTTAAGAATGCTGCCGAAATGGATTATGATAAAGCAATTCAAGAAGATGCGAGTTTAAATTACGCTAAGCTGAGTTACGAAATTGGGAATTCATACCAAAATGTACCAGTAGTATTGCTTGATTTTTTGAAGAAATACCCAAATAATTCTAGTAAATCTGAAGTAGAGAAGTTATTGATAGATTCTTATATTTCGTCTAAAAATTACAGTGAAGCTTTAAGCTTATTAGAAAAAAATAGATCTCCAGAGAATAGATTAGCTTATCAAAAAGTGCTTTTTTACAGAGGTTTAGAATTGTATAATGATAATAATTATCAAGAAGCTTCTAAGATGTTTGTGAAATCTCTTAATGAACAAAAAAGCCCTGAGTTTACAGCTCGTGCTACTTTTTGGAAAGGAGAAACAGAGTATCTGAATGATGATTTTAAAAATGCTTTAATCAGTTATAAACAATTTGCAGGTTTGGCAGCTGCCAAAGCAACTCCGGAGTTTAAAAATGTTAATTATAATATTGCTTATACGTATTTTAAATTAAAAGAATATGATAATGCAGCCAATTCATTTCAAGCTCAAATTGATAATTCAAAAGAGGATACTTCAAGACTACATGATTCTTACTTAAGATTAGCTGATTGTAGATTTGTAACCTCTAAGTATGCATTGGCACTGGAAGCTTATACAAAAGTGATGAGTTTTAAAGGAGTTGATGCTGATTATGCTTATTTTCAAAAAGCCATTTGTTATGGTTTTATGAATAAAAACGACAAAAAAATCGAAGAGCTTAATGGGTTTCTTCAGATGTATAAAAAATCAGAATATCGTGATGATGCTATGTTTGAGTTGGCAAATACATATGCTGCAGTGAAAAAACAAGAGCAGGCAATTAAAATGTATGATCAATTGGTTGCTGAGTTTAAAAACGGAGCTTTCACAGCAAAGTCTATTTTACGTGAAGGACTAATTTATTATAACTCAGATAGAGATCAATTGGCTTTGACGAAATTTAAAAAAGTAGCAGCTGATTTTCCTAGAACTCCAGAGGCTCTTGAAGCAGTTTCTACAGCGAGATTAATTTATGTAGATAACGGAAAAGTAGATGAATATGCAACTTGGGTACGTACGCTGGATTTTGTAGCAGTTACAGATGCCGACTTGGATAACGATACTTTTGAAGGGGCTATAAAACAATATGATCAAAATAATACTAAACAAGCGATTGTAGGTTTGAGTAGCTATGTGAGTAAATTTCCAAAAGGAATCCATGCACTGGAAGCGAATTTTAAATTAGCGCAAGCATATACAGCAGAAGGCTCAGAAACTAAATCGATTCCTAATTACCAATATATAATCGAGCAGCCTCGTAGTGAATATACAGAGCAATCTTTAATGCGATTGGCTCAGATATTCTTAAAAGCTAAAGATTGTGACAGAGCAATTCCTGTTTTATCTCGTATAGAAAACGAAGGAGATTCTTTTCAAAATAAAACATTTGCACAAGCGAATCTGATGAAATGTTATTATGATAAAAATGATTATAGTAACTCGGTTGTATATGCAGAAAAAGTATTGCAAAACCCTAAAACAGATGAAAATGTAAAAAGTGATGCTCAAATTATTGTAGCAAGAGCAGCAATTAAATCTGGTGATGAAGATAAGGCTAAAACAGCTTATGCAAAATTGGCTACAACATCAAAAGGAGAGTTGGCAGCAGAATCATTGTATTATGATGCTTATTTTAAAAATAAAGAAAATAAGTATGATGCTTCAAATACTGCAATACAAAAATTAGCCAAAAACTATTCATCATTTAAATATTTTGGAGCAAAAGGATTGGTGCTAATGGCGAAAAATTTCTATGGACTAAAAGATAGTTATCAAGCGACTTATATTCTAGAAAATGTAATTCAGAATTTTACAGCTTATCCAGATGTGGTTTCTGAAGCTGAAAAAGAATTAAGTGCTATTAAAGC
- a CDS encoding cell division ATP-binding protein FtsE yields MSQIVLSLKDVAIYQEGKNILSHVNLEVKHGEFIYIIGKTGSGKSSFMKTLYGDLPLTEGEGHIVDFDLATLKENDIPYLRRKIGIVFQDFKLLPDRTVQDNMLFVLKATGWVDKEGMERKIDEVLDKVGMKEFTQKMPHQLSGGEQQRVAIARALLNDPEFILADEPTGNLDPQTSSEVLEVLRSINALGKTIIMATHDYALLMKFPSKTLKCEDARIFEVVQRTV; encoded by the coding sequence ATGTCACAAATCGTACTGTCTCTTAAAGATGTAGCTATTTATCAAGAAGGAAAAAATATTTTATCTCATGTAAATTTAGAAGTAAAACATGGAGAGTTTATTTATATCATCGGAAAAACAGGTTCTGGAAAAAGTAGTTTCATGAAAACTTTATATGGCGACTTACCATTAACAGAAGGTGAAGGTCATATTGTTGACTTTGATTTGGCTACCCTAAAAGAAAATGATATTCCGTATTTGAGACGTAAAATTGGGATTGTATTTCAAGATTTTAAATTACTTCCGGACAGAACTGTACAAGATAACATGCTTTTTGTACTTAAAGCAACGGGATGGGTTGATAAAGAAGGAATGGAACGTAAAATCGATGAAGTTCTTGATAAAGTTGGCATGAAAGAATTTACTCAAAAAATGCCTCATCAACTTTCTGGTGGAGAGCAACAACGTGTTGCAATTGCGAGAGCTTTACTAAACGATCCTGAATTTATTCTTGCTGATGAGCCTACAGGAAACCTAGATCCTCAAACAAGTTCAGAAGTTCTTGAAGTTTTAAGAAGCATCAATGCACTTGGAAAAACCATTATCATGGCAACACACGATTATGCATTATTAATGAAATTCCCTTCAAAAACATTAAAATGTGAAGATGCCAGAATTTTTGAAGTAGTTCAGAGAACGGTGTAA
- a CDS encoding glycosyltransferase yields the protein MLSILIPVYNYNICPLVKELHRQCLESEIEFEIICQDDGSNSELNKDNEKINLLENCFFISLSKNIGLSSNRNLLASKAKHSYLLYIDGDSIVINKNYIQNYLDNIKNSNIIHGGRVHPTIVNSNKQKLRWKYGRTIEDKTVSQRNLAIYKTLLFNNTLIKKEHFNQIKFDSSLTKYGHEDTLFAYEVSKSNFRVKHIDNAIEHGDIDESKIFISKVKNSLNNLILLDQQNKLNPDFVKILGFYYSLKKYKLISSGNLFFKIFNKVLFNQLCSQNPSLFLFNLYRISYICSIKISNMAFFSIIIPLYNKADYIEKTLKSVFEQTFTDYEIIVVNDESIDGSEIKVLNLKNPRITLYNQKNQGVSVARNLGIEKSKGKLIAFLDADDYWYPNHLEELNNLYLNFPDCGMYCSRYKIKTTKKHFQIPTHNQINSSFSGIIKDYFSSNIPFRITWTSSLAIPKEIIEKFGGFTPGITNGQDLELWTKIGIKHSVAITNTITAIYNFDIPNSLAKNNVDSMNLMDFKQFKIAEQQNSSLKSFLDLYRIEYGLRYYIYGYTTKMNSYLKDVGKQNINLKIRFLLSLPPFSLRLFLKLKNSLKKIGINFSVYE from the coding sequence ATGCTTTCCATTCTTATTCCAGTATATAATTACAATATTTGTCCTCTTGTCAAGGAGTTACATAGGCAATGTTTAGAATCTGAAATCGAATTTGAGATTATTTGTCAGGATGATGGATCAAATTCTGAATTAAATAAAGATAATGAAAAAATAAATTTACTAGAAAATTGTTTCTTCATCTCATTATCGAAAAACATTGGATTAAGTTCTAACAGAAACCTCCTTGCTTCTAAAGCCAAACATTCCTATTTACTTTATATAGATGGTGATTCAATAGTCATTAATAAAAATTATATCCAAAATTATTTAGACAATATTAAAAACTCAAATATAATTCACGGAGGCCGGGTTCACCCTACAATAGTAAATTCCAATAAACAAAAATTACGATGGAAATACGGGAGAACTATCGAAGACAAAACGGTTTCTCAAAGAAATTTAGCGATTTACAAAACACTACTATTCAATAATACTTTGATTAAAAAAGAACATTTTAATCAAATAAAATTTGATTCAAGCTTAACAAAATATGGCCATGAAGATACCTTATTTGCCTATGAAGTTAGTAAATCCAATTTCAGAGTGAAACATATTGATAACGCTATTGAACATGGAGATATAGACGAAAGTAAAATTTTTATTTCTAAAGTAAAAAACAGCCTAAACAATCTTATACTTCTAGATCAACAAAATAAGTTAAACCCTGATTTTGTAAAAATATTAGGCTTTTACTATTCTTTAAAAAAATATAAATTAATCTCTTCTGGAAATTTATTTTTCAAAATTTTTAACAAAGTACTTTTTAATCAATTGTGTTCTCAAAACCCTTCTTTATTTTTATTTAACCTTTACAGAATCAGTTATATTTGTTCAATAAAAATAAGTAATATGGCATTTTTTTCTATTATTATTCCATTATACAACAAAGCTGATTATATTGAAAAGACTTTAAAAAGTGTTTTCGAACAGACCTTTACGGATTATGAAATCATTGTAGTCAATGATGAATCGATAGATGGTAGCGAAATCAAGGTTCTTAACTTAAAAAATCCTCGAATAACTCTATACAATCAAAAGAACCAAGGTGTTTCTGTTGCGAGAAATTTAGGAATCGAAAAATCTAAAGGTAAACTGATTGCTTTCTTAGATGCAGATGATTATTGGTATCCGAATCATCTAGAAGAACTAAACAATTTATATCTTAATTTTCCAGATTGTGGAATGTATTGCTCTCGCTATAAAATTAAAACAACCAAAAAACATTTTCAAATTCCTACTCATAATCAAATAAACAGCTCGTTTAGCGGAATTATAAAAGATTATTTTTCATCAAACATCCCTTTTAGAATTACATGGACTTCTAGTTTAGCAATTCCGAAAGAAATTATAGAAAAATTTGGAGGATTTACACCTGGAATAACAAACGGTCAGGATTTAGAACTCTGGACTAAAATCGGAATTAAACATAGTGTTGCAATTACAAATACAATAACAGCTATTTATAATTTTGACATCCCAAATAGTCTTGCTAAGAATAACGTAGACTCTATGAATTTAATGGATTTTAAGCAGTTTAAAATAGCAGAACAACAAAACTCTTCTCTTAAATCTTTTTTGGATTTATACAGAATTGAATATGGCTTGCGTTATTATATCTACGGCTATACAACTAAAATGAATTCTTATCTAAAAGACG